Proteins encoded together in one Phyllostomus discolor isolate MPI-MPIP mPhyDis1 chromosome 6, mPhyDis1.pri.v3, whole genome shotgun sequence window:
- the NEURL3 gene encoding E3 ubiquitin-protein ligase NEURL3, giving the protein MSQLLVGAGVEEGTQMVLVLTVEADASDTFLPVAWNKTITRGTGELTQETCRVASSGNPFQTRDPKPEKPRPMGAQLCSQAAGGSGLSLIDICLTSADTKEPLETLRFHPEAKGAHVILDAKRITAYRLATFHDGIVFSQRPVRPGERVALRVLGHEGGWHSGLRVGFTRLNPACVEAPSLPPFVCPDLEQQSPTWAALLPDGCALAGDVVSFWVNRQGRLCAQVNRGPRLLLRKGVPMGSPLWAVMDVYGTTKAIQLLDPAASAFPRASPWALPEEMPSDPEATAGEECAICLHCTANTCLVPCGHTHFCSCCAWRVFRDTAKCPVCRCEIEGVVSAWGSSALKTGEGLLVWVAKWA; this is encoded by the exons ATGAGTCAGCTGCTCGTAGGAGCAGGAGTTGAAGAGGGGACCCAGATGGTGCTGGTGCTCACTGTGGAGGCAGACGCTTCTGACACCTTCCTGCCAGTTGCTTGGAACAAG ACTATAACAAGGGGAACAGGGGAGCTCACTCAGGAAACCTGTCGAGTGGCCTCTTCAGGCAACCCCTTCCAGACCAGGGACCCCAAGCCTGAGAAGCCCAGGCCCATGGGCGCCCAGCTCTGCTCCCAGGCTG CTGGTGGGTCTGGGCTGTCGCTTATTGACATCTGCCTGACCTCTGCAGACACCAAGGAACCCCTGGAGACCCTTCGCTTCCACCCTGAGGCCAAAGGCGCCCATGTGATCCTGGACGCAAAGCGGATCACTGCATACCGACTTGCCACTTTTCACGACGGCATCGTGTTCAGCCAGAGGCCGGTGCGGCCAGGGGAGCGCGTGGCACTGCGTGTGCTGGGGCATGAGGGCGGCTGGCACAGTGGCCTTCGCGTGGGCTTCACACGCCTGAACCCTGCATGCGTGGAGGCGCCCAGCCTGCCTCCCTTCGTGTGCCCCGACCTGGAGCAGCAGAGCCCGACATGGGCAGCATTGCTGCCGGATGGCTGCGCGCTGGCAGGGGACGTTGTTAGCTTCTGGGTGAACCGCCAAGGACGACTCTGTGCCCAGGTCAACAGGGGCCCGAGGCTCCTGCTGCGCAAGGGCGTGCCCATGGGCTCCCCGCTCTGGGCCGTGATGGACGTGTACGGGACCACCAAGGCCATCCAGCTGTTGG ATCCTGCAGCCAGTGCCTTCCCCAGAGCCTCGCCCTGGGCCCTCCCTGAGGAGATGCCCTCTGACCCTGAAG CCACAGCAGGAGAGGAGTGTGCCATCTGTCTCCACTGTACTGCCAACACCTGCCTTGTCCCCTGTGGCCACACACACTTCTGCAGCTGCTGCGCCTGGAGGGTCTTCAGGGACACAGCCAAGTGCCCTGTGTGTCGCTGTGAGATTGAGGGAGTAGTCTCAGCATGGGGCTCTTCTGCTCTGAAGACTGGGGAAGGACTTCTTGTATGGGTGGCAAAGTGGGCCTAG